The proteins below come from a single Miscanthus floridulus cultivar M001 chromosome 1, ASM1932011v1, whole genome shotgun sequence genomic window:
- the LOC136457797 gene encoding putative ripening-related protein 6: MAKAKTAILIVILALLQVSWATARKLGDRSGGLTLPDSWATADGRNGGTFAMMTVNGFQMGEDGGGAAACDGRFHSDDDLIVALSSGWYAGGKRCNKKIHVTSKDTGRSV, translated from the coding sequence ATGGCAAAAGCTAAGACTGCTATACTCATCGTCATCCTAGCTCTACTTCAGGTCTCATGGGCCACTGCCCGAAAGCTCGGTGACCGCAGCGGTGGCCTCACGCTTCCAGACTCATGGGCCACAGCCGATGGCCGCAATGGTGGCACCTTTGCTATGATGACGGTGAACGGGTTCCAGATGGGCGAAGACGGTGGAGGCGCGGCGGCATGTGATGGCCGCTTCCACAGCGACGACGACCTCATCGTGGCGCTGTCCTCAGGGTGGTACGCGGGAGGGAAGAGGTGCAACAAGAAGATCCACGTCACGAGCAAGGACACCGGGCGCTCTGTGTAG
- the LOC136485270 gene encoding putative ripening-related protein 6 gives MAKANTAIVIVILALLQVSWATARKLGDHSGGLTLPDSRATADGRSGGTFAVMTVNGFQMGEDGGGAAACDGRFHSDDDLIVALSSGWYAGGKRCNKKIRVTSKDTGRSVQAQVVDECGHGCKNNIVDSSPAVWKKLGLRTDLGEVHVTWSDA, from the coding sequence ATGGCGAAAGCTAACACTGCTATAGTCATCGTCATCCTAGCTCTGCTTCAGGTCTCATGGGCCACTGCCCGGAAGCTCGGTGACCACAGCGGCGGCCTCACGCTTCCGGACTCAAGGGCCACAGCCGATGGCCGCAGCGGTGGCACCTTTGCTGTGATGACGGTGAACGGGTTCCAGATGGGCGAAGACGGCGGAGGCGCGGCGGCATGTGATGGCCGCTTCCACAGCGACGACGACCTCATCGTGGCGCTGTCCTCAGGGTGGTACGCGGGAGGGAAGAGGTGCAACAAGAAGATCCGCGTCACGAGCAAGGACACCGGGCGCTCCGTGCAGGCACAGGTTGTGGACGAGTGCGGCCACGGCTGCAAGAACAACATCGTGGATTCCTCTCCCGCCGTCTGGAAGAAGCTCGGGCTCCGTACTGACCTCGGCGAGGTCCACGTCACCTGGTCCGACGCCTGA